GCTTTGGAAAAACGGCCCGACATAGCCGAGCAGTTCTTCGAAGCAGCACAAGAATTTATGGTAAATGTGCCGCTGGATATAGATGTTGAAATCGATCGTGTAACGGCCTTGTTGGCGATGAATAAAAAACAACAGGCCGAGGAGCTTTTGGAAGAATTGAAAGTGACTTTCGCCAACGATCAACACGCACTGGAGAAACTCGACAGATTCCTAAGTGAGCCTGCCAGCGACAGCAACAGGGAGTTTGTGGCTGCCATCAACCACGAAGGCATTGAACTGTACAATCAGGGCGCCTTTGATGATGCTCTCGCCTGCTTCGAGCGGGCGCGTAAGCTGTTTCCAAAGCATGTGGGTATTCAACTCAACATCGTGCAGGCCTTAATCGGTAAATTAAAGTCGGGCAGCAGTGACAATATTGTGATTAATGAATGCCGTAACTCACTGCAACTGGTTTCGACCCTTATCGACGAAGAACACCCGCAGTTTGATCGGTTTTCGCGTTTAAAAACCATGGCCAATTCGGCCATGTTGTAACCACCGGAGTTAGTTATGTCTGAAGCAAATACTATTGATTTTTCGTTGGTTCTCGCATCAAGCGTACACGACATGAAAAACTCTGTGGGTATGTTGCTGGCATCTTTGGAGTCTGTGATTGAAGACACCCCGCCAACCAATGAAATCCAGGCGCGTCGGTTTTCAACTCTGCATTATGAGGCGTCGCGAATCAACAGCGAACTTATTCAGCTGCTCACAATCTACCGCATGCAAAATGAGTTTCTGCCCGTGCATGTTGATGAGCACTACGTTATCGATATTCTTGAAGACCAGATTGCCCGTAATCACATGTTGATGGAAACCAAAGGAGTAAGTGTTGCGTTAGATTGTGATCATGATTTGAATTGGTATTTCGATCACGATCTGTTGGGCAGTGTTGTACACAATATATTGGTTAACTGCGTACGTTATACCAATACAGCAATACGAATCAGTGCTTCAGTTGATAACGATCTGCTGTGTATTTCTATTGCCGACGATGGTCCGGGTTATCCGCCGGAAATGTTGTGCCGCCCAGCAGGAGCGGTTGAAGACGCTGAAGTGAGTAAAGGCGGTACCCACCTCGGATTGTATTTTGCCGAAAAAATAGCGGGGTTTCACCGTCAGCATAATCGCACGGGTTACATCGATCTGTACAACGGTGAGCCCCTGGGGGGCGGGGTATTTAAAGTTTATATTCCTTAAATACCCCGT
The DNA window shown above is from Alteromonadaceae bacterium 2753L.S.0a.02 and carries:
- a CDS encoding histidine kinase/DNA gyrase B/HSP90-like ATPase, whose product is MSEANTIDFSLVLASSVHDMKNSVGMLLASLESVIEDTPPTNEIQARRFSTLHYEASRINSELIQLLTIYRMQNEFLPVHVDEHYVIDILEDQIARNHMLMETKGVSVALDCDHDLNWYFDHDLLGSVVHNILVNCVRYTNTAIRISASVDNDLLCISIADDGPGYPPEMLCRPAGAVEDAEVSKGGTHLGLYFAEKIAGFHRQHNRTGYIDLYNGEPLGGGVFKVYIP